A single Gammaproteobacteria bacterium DNA region contains:
- a CDS encoding chemotaxis protein CheW: MPANVTPVVLLKELDAHARAREGRGQHRTLQKTTEWRGLGFKIGETELIVNMDQVSEILETVNCTRIPWSRFWFYGIANVRGTLVPIMDVHGYLYDTRRTVKRGDRTILFRLGTSLVGLVVTGVTGLKNLSAEEFVNAQAIVDEKLAPYTKGHFRRGYDSWPVFDFHAFTMNEKFLDIAERQHA; this comes from the coding sequence ATGCCGGCAAATGTAACGCCGGTGGTATTGTTAAAAGAGTTAGACGCACATGCACGTGCGCGTGAAGGTCGTGGACAACATCGGACGTTGCAGAAAACTACCGAATGGCGTGGTTTAGGTTTTAAAATTGGTGAAACCGAATTGATCGTTAATATGGATCAAGTATCGGAAATTTTAGAAACGGTTAATTGCACACGGATCCCTTGGAGCCGTTTTTGGTTTTACGGTATTGCGAATGTGCGTGGCACGTTAGTGCCGATCATGGATGTTCATGGTTACTTGTATGATACGCGGCGCACGGTAAAACGCGGGGATCGGACTATTTTGTTTCGTTTAGGTACGTCGCTAGTGGGTTTGGTAGTAACCGGCGTGACAGGTTTGAAGAACTTGAGCGCAGAAGAATTTGTAAATGCGCAAGCCATCGTTGATGAAAAGCTCGCGCCGTATACGAAAGGTCATTTTCGACGCGGCTATGATTCATGGCCCGTTTTTGATTTCCATGCGTTTACGATGAATGAAAAATTTTTAGACATTGCCGAACGGCAGCACGCGTGA
- the pilH gene encoding twitching motility response regulator PilH, translating to MKILVVDDSPTETYVVKTYLEKHHYEVLVANTGEDGVRLAQTELPDAILMDVVMPGMNGFQATRQLTKDARTANIPIIMLTTKGGATDKVWGMRQGALDYLVKPVEEDDLIGRLGSLLGSV from the coding sequence ATGAAAATTTTAGTTGTTGATGATTCCCCTACTGAAACCTATGTCGTTAAAACCTACCTTGAAAAGCATCATTATGAGGTATTGGTAGCGAACACCGGTGAAGATGGCGTGCGTTTAGCGCAAACCGAATTACCCGATGCCATTTTGATGGATGTGGTAATGCCCGGCATGAATGGTTTTCAAGCCACGCGCCAACTGACTAAAGATGCGCGTACGGCGAATATCCCCATCATTATGTTGACCACCAAAGGCGGTGCTACCGATAAAGTATGGGGCATGCGTCAAGGCGCTTTGGATTATTTGGTCAAGCCGGTAGAAGAAGATGATTTAATTGGCCGGTTAGGCTCTTTATTAGGCAGCGTTTGA
- the pilG gene encoding twitching motility response regulator PilG, giving the protein MSEELTGLKVMVIDDSKTIRRTAESLLKKVGCEVITASDGFEALAKISEHKPDIIFVDIMMPRLDGYQTCALIKNNSMFKSTPVVMLSSKDSIFDRARGRIVGSEKYLTKPFTKEDLLGAIKEHVGS; this is encoded by the coding sequence ATGAGCGAAGAATTAACTGGCCTCAAGGTCATGGTCATTGATGATAGTAAAACTATTCGGCGAACTGCCGAAAGTTTACTTAAAAAAGTGGGCTGCGAAGTTATCACCGCGAGTGATGGTTTTGAGGCTTTAGCTAAAATCAGTGAGCACAAACCCGACATTATTTTTGTCGACATCATGATGCCGCGTTTGGATGGTTATCAAACGTGTGCGCTGATTAAAAACAACAGCATGTTTAAATCCACGCCAGTGGTGATGTTGTCGAGCAAAGACAGCATTTTTGATCGCGCGCGGGGCCGTATTGTCGGTTCTGAAAAATACTTAACCAAACCTTTTACTAAAGAGGATTTGTTAGGCGCTATTAAAGAGCATGTTGGCAGTTAA